One Oncorhynchus kisutch isolate 150728-3 linkage group LG13, Okis_V2, whole genome shotgun sequence DNA window includes the following coding sequences:
- the LOC109901842 gene encoding uncharacterized protein LOC109901842, with protein MKRRIMSVCGMTGPGLGLSVFLLALLHLQCSALNNYSTLPNNVSVAVGKPAAFQCGVSPPRQLNFTLYGSHRNITLICPGDHTEYLAAQSIKGYCDNTGKELFAIWLISGTSRSDNHTHVVCESSGRPLVDGYLWVYEDGSYFATLIGCVIGGFFGILIVFGLSYTVLRRSERFQLCFRGKDREDDVTTMVTKD; from the exons ATGAAGAGAAGAATAATGTCTGTATGTGGGATGACGGGACCAGGGCTtggtctgtctgtgttcctgttgGCTCTGCTTCATCTTCAATGCTCAG CCCTGAACAACTACTCTACGCTCCCAAATAACGTATCAGTGGCTGTTGGCAAGCCTGCTGCCTTCCAGTGTGGTGTGTCCCCTCCTAGACAACTCAACTTCACTCTCTATGGTAGCCATAGAAACATAACCCTCATCTGCCCAGGAGACCACACTGAGTATCTGGCTGCCCAG tcaaTAAAAGGGTACTGTGATAACACAGGTAAGGAGCTCTTTGCAATATGGCTTATCAGTGGGACATCCCGCTCTGACAACCACACACATGTGGTATGTGAGAGCTCAGGACGACCACTAGTGGATGGATACCTCTGGGTGTACG AGGACGGCAGTTACTTTGCCACCCTCATTGGCTGCGTCATTGGTGGTTTCTTTGGTATCCTCATCGTCTTTGGTCTGTCATACACTGTGCTCAGGAGATCTGAGAGGTTCCAGCTCTGTTTCA GGGGGAAAGATCGTGAGGATGACGTCACCACAATGGTGACAAAGGATTAA